One window from the genome of Roseisolibacter agri encodes:
- a CDS encoding PQQ-binding-like beta-propeller repeat protein, with the protein MTTAPFDPTTSTISRRALLKLGLAAGLAPAAAFRRLPDLRHAASFSFAYFSDTHLGLERRNLDVCRTLMLEMAETIAPDLAINGGDVTDYGWAGEYDSYAQVLAGLRFPVHHVPGNHDVRWAPRGLQIFRERVGAPFRSFDHKGVHFALLDSTVPLSHYGHFESAQLRWLAADLRRVGRTTPVLLFTHHWVGRAPVVTDNDEALLRVIEPYNIKLVFTGHGHADLLWDWHGMPTTMNKGLYQGSYQRVDVDAASGEVRLSRRTEKAPTQALLVSASLKADREKRPVWALGAISAAAAAPKPPVVPPPVVPALAKRWERPLTGGVMSHLLLDGDTLYVSAMDGSVHALRASDGTVRWRATTEGYCHSSPVLADGRVIVGSADGHVYAFDARTGAPRWKRRTGGPVYASAAVARGIVGIASGDGSVYGLDAATGAVRWTYALPASVSAFAQSPAATDGTRFFIGAWDRHVYALDAATGALVWRRPGTDRSFAYSAAIGGPAVADGVVYIPSNGNVMHAFDAVTGETRWTYSSPGDKVGYSSPAVVDGRLYVGCLGDRGEVRCLDARDGRELWAAATGSTIYDSSPAVSDGIVSIGSVDGQLWTIAAADGRILGRHALPTGHFLASPAAARGIAYAASLSDRVVAVALPRPIPV; encoded by the coding sequence ATGACGACCGCGCCCTTCGATCCCACGACGTCCACGATCTCCCGCCGCGCGCTGCTCAAGCTCGGCCTCGCGGCGGGGCTGGCGCCGGCGGCCGCGTTCCGCCGGCTGCCGGACCTGCGCCACGCGGCGTCGTTCTCGTTCGCGTACTTCAGCGACACGCACCTGGGGCTGGAGCGCCGCAACCTGGACGTCTGCCGTACGCTGATGCTGGAGATGGCGGAGACGATCGCGCCCGACCTCGCGATCAACGGCGGCGACGTCACCGACTACGGCTGGGCGGGCGAGTACGACTCGTACGCGCAGGTGCTGGCCGGGCTGCGCTTCCCGGTGCACCACGTCCCCGGCAACCACGACGTGCGCTGGGCGCCGCGCGGGCTGCAGATCTTCCGCGAGCGCGTGGGCGCGCCGTTCCGCAGCTTCGACCACAAGGGCGTGCACTTCGCGCTCCTCGACAGCACGGTGCCGCTGTCGCACTACGGCCACTTCGAGAGCGCGCAGCTGCGCTGGCTCGCGGCCGACCTGCGGCGCGTGGGGCGCACGACGCCGGTGCTGCTGTTCACGCACCACTGGGTGGGCCGCGCGCCCGTCGTCACCGACAACGACGAGGCGCTGCTGCGCGTGATCGAGCCGTACAACATCAAGCTGGTGTTCACCGGCCACGGGCACGCGGACCTGCTGTGGGACTGGCACGGCATGCCCACCACGATGAACAAGGGCCTCTACCAGGGCTCGTACCAGCGCGTGGACGTGGACGCCGCGTCGGGCGAGGTGCGCCTGTCGCGCCGCACCGAGAAGGCGCCGACGCAGGCGCTGCTCGTCTCCGCATCCCTCAAGGCCGATCGCGAGAAGCGCCCCGTGTGGGCGCTCGGCGCCATCTCGGCCGCTGCGGCGGCGCCGAAGCCGCCCGTCGTGCCGCCACCGGTGGTGCCCGCGCTGGCGAAGCGGTGGGAGCGGCCGCTCACCGGCGGCGTGATGTCGCACCTCCTGCTCGACGGCGACACGCTGTACGTGAGCGCGATGGACGGCTCGGTGCACGCGCTGCGCGCCTCGGACGGCACGGTGCGCTGGCGCGCGACGACCGAGGGCTACTGCCACTCGTCGCCGGTGCTCGCCGACGGGCGCGTGATCGTCGGCAGCGCGGACGGCCACGTGTACGCGTTCGACGCGCGCACCGGCGCGCCGCGGTGGAAGCGGCGCACGGGCGGTCCCGTCTACGCATCCGCCGCCGTCGCACGCGGGATCGTGGGCATCGCGTCGGGCGACGGCTCGGTGTACGGGCTGGACGCGGCGACCGGCGCGGTGCGCTGGACGTACGCGCTGCCCGCCAGCGTCTCCGCCTTCGCGCAGAGCCCCGCCGCCACCGACGGCACGCGCTTCTTCATCGGCGCGTGGGACCGCCACGTCTACGCGCTCGACGCGGCGACGGGCGCGCTGGTGTGGCGTCGCCCCGGCACCGACAGGTCGTTCGCGTACTCCGCCGCGATCGGCGGGCCCGCGGTCGCCGACGGCGTCGTCTACATCCCGTCCAACGGCAACGTGATGCACGCCTTCGACGCGGTCACGGGCGAGACGCGGTGGACGTACTCCTCGCCGGGCGACAAGGTCGGCTACTCGTCGCCCGCGGTGGTGGACGGCCGCCTGTACGTCGGCTGCCTGGGCGACCGCGGCGAGGTGCGCTGCCTGGACGCGCGCGACGGCCGCGAGCTGTGGGCCGCCGCCACCGGCAGCACGATCTACGACTCGAGCCCCGCGGTCTCCGACGGCATCGTCAGCATCGGCTCCGTGGACGGGCAGCTGTGGACGATCGCCGCCGCGGACGGGCGCATCCTCGGGCGGCACGCGCTGCCCACGGGCCACTTCCTCGCGTCGCCCGCGGCGGCGCGCGGCATCGCGTACGCCGCGTCCCTCTCCGACCGCGTGGTCGCGGTCGCGCTCCCACGACCGATTCCGGTGTGA
- a CDS encoding class I SAM-dependent methyltransferase codes for MESQTQSQAQSRMQPHEAAALVMGVARRGDAAIPGMPRWADLGAGHGTFTEALAMLLGQGARVHAIDRDVAAYAALLALAGRRPSGAVIVPQLADFADARAWDTLGLRDLDGVLLANALHFVPASQQAVVLARIATSLRPGGALVLVEYEGRAPSPWVPHPVSQARLQAIVPDGWGRPRTVGACGSMFGGSIYAAEIRRPSDVAPEAPQEVEQEESS; via the coding sequence ATGGAGTCGCAGACGCAGTCCCAGGCGCAGTCACGCATGCAGCCGCACGAGGCGGCAGCGCTCGTCATGGGCGTCGCGCGCCGCGGCGACGCTGCGATCCCCGGCATGCCGCGCTGGGCCGACCTGGGCGCGGGCCACGGCACCTTCACCGAGGCGCTCGCGATGCTGCTGGGCCAGGGCGCGCGCGTGCACGCGATCGACCGCGACGTCGCCGCGTACGCCGCGCTGCTCGCGCTCGCCGGCCGGCGGCCGAGCGGCGCCGTGATCGTGCCGCAGCTCGCGGACTTCGCCGACGCGCGCGCGTGGGACACGCTCGGCCTCCGCGACCTCGACGGCGTGCTGCTCGCCAACGCGCTGCACTTCGTGCCCGCCAGCCAGCAGGCGGTGGTGCTGGCGCGCATCGCGACGTCGCTGCGGCCGGGCGGCGCGCTCGTGCTGGTGGAGTACGAGGGGCGCGCGCCGAGTCCGTGGGTGCCGCACCCCGTGTCGCAGGCGCGCCTGCAGGCGATCGTGCCCGACGGATGGGGACGGCCGCGCACCGTGGGCGCGTGCGGGTCGATGTTCGGCGGATCGATCTATGCCGCGGAGATCCGCCGCCCGTCCGACGTCGCGCCGGAGGCACCGCAGGAAGTCGAGCAGGAGGAGTCGTCGTGA
- a CDS encoding methyltransferase domain-containing protein, with the protein MSASEQEYVLGTNDAELRRLGFQHQVWAAPTAASWERARFRPGQRVLDVGCGPGYATFDLADLVTPSGGVVAVDVSQRFVAHLDAERARRGYAHVEPHVQDLEQLAIEDASVDGAFARWVLCWVRDPEEVVRRVARALRPGGAFVVLDYCHYEALMMAPRGAATDRIIRAVTESFRQSGGNPDVGRDVPAMMQRAGLEIETLRPIVRLARPGTALWEWPWRFFENFLPGLVASGGLSADDHAAFRREWAERSRDPAAWLLTPPMVEVIGRRRA; encoded by the coding sequence GTGAGCGCTTCGGAGCAGGAGTACGTCCTCGGCACCAACGACGCGGAGCTGCGGCGGCTCGGCTTCCAGCACCAGGTGTGGGCCGCGCCGACGGCGGCGTCGTGGGAGCGCGCGCGCTTCCGCCCCGGCCAGCGCGTGCTCGACGTGGGCTGCGGGCCGGGCTACGCGACCTTCGACCTCGCGGACCTCGTGACGCCGAGCGGCGGCGTGGTCGCGGTGGACGTGTCGCAGCGCTTCGTCGCGCATCTCGATGCGGAGCGCGCGCGGCGCGGCTACGCGCACGTCGAGCCGCACGTGCAGGACCTGGAGCAGCTCGCGATCGAGGACGCGAGCGTGGACGGCGCGTTCGCGCGCTGGGTGCTGTGCTGGGTGCGCGATCCCGAGGAGGTGGTGCGCCGCGTGGCGCGCGCGCTGCGCCCGGGTGGCGCGTTCGTCGTCCTCGACTACTGCCACTACGAGGCGCTGATGATGGCCCCGCGCGGCGCGGCGACCGACCGGATCATCCGCGCGGTCACCGAGTCGTTCCGGCAGAGCGGCGGGAACCCCGACGTCGGCCGCGACGTGCCCGCGATGATGCAGCGTGCGGGGCTCGAGATCGAGACGCTGCGGCCGATCGTGCGGCTGGCGCGTCCCGGCACCGCGCTGTGGGAGTGGCCGTGGCGCTTCTTCGAGAACTTCCTCCCCGGGCTCGTCGCCTCGGGCGGGCTCTCGGCCGACGACCACGCGGCGTTCCGGCGCGAGTGGGCCGAGCGGTCGCGGGATCCCGCGGCGTGGCTCCTCACGCCGCCGATGGTCGAGGTGATCGGGCGCAGGCGGGCGTAG
- a CDS encoding sensor histidine kinase — protein MADIQVERVRVSGDASQAAAMQVAHVSVDRLRGLLAISAALARAFTALEVAEAVARHAVPVVGASSSIVALVSADGRWLERIGLGGFPADVRADWERSPIEQPLPVADAVRTGAPVLLTSRAEMVERYPDTASLWSRVGAHALATFPLASDARPFGAIAFRFSEPRTFRSDDDLEFLQAVAQQCAVALERARLFDAERLARAAAEEARREADEANRAKSEFLARMSHELRTPLNAIGGHLQLVEMGIHGPVTDAQREAFDRVARAQRHLLGLINDVLNLARLESGRVEFALEPTRVLDVLADVRPMVEPQLAAKGIAFEVSLPDDAGAGIPVWADREKLVQVLLNLLDNAVKFTAPGGRVVLEFGARPRHPHEAIVRVHDTGVGIPADRLAAVFEPFVQVSTGLTRAHQGTGLGLAISRDLARGMGGELSAESALGAGSTFTLVLRRTHAPDGQAIDRRSGAPRRGSSERRRRGDRRGETRGRREPPSPRPGSELW, from the coding sequence ATGGCGGACATCCAGGTCGAGCGGGTCCGTGTCTCGGGCGATGCGTCGCAGGCCGCGGCGATGCAGGTCGCGCACGTGTCGGTGGACCGGCTGCGCGGGCTGCTCGCGATCTCCGCCGCGCTGGCGCGCGCCTTCACGGCCCTCGAGGTCGCCGAGGCCGTCGCGCGGCACGCGGTGCCCGTGGTCGGCGCCAGCTCCAGCATCGTCGCGCTGGTCTCCGCGGACGGCCGCTGGCTGGAGCGCATCGGGCTCGGCGGATTTCCCGCGGACGTGCGCGCCGACTGGGAGCGGAGCCCGATCGAGCAGCCGCTGCCGGTGGCGGACGCGGTGCGCACCGGCGCGCCGGTGCTGCTGACGTCGCGCGCGGAGATGGTCGAGCGCTATCCCGACACGGCGTCGCTCTGGTCGCGCGTGGGCGCGCACGCGCTGGCGACCTTCCCGCTGGCGTCCGACGCGCGGCCGTTCGGCGCGATCGCCTTCCGCTTCTCCGAGCCGCGCACCTTCCGCTCGGACGACGACCTCGAGTTCCTGCAGGCCGTGGCGCAGCAGTGCGCGGTGGCGCTGGAGCGCGCGCGGCTGTTCGACGCCGAGCGCCTCGCCCGCGCGGCCGCGGAGGAGGCGCGCCGCGAGGCCGACGAGGCGAACCGCGCGAAGAGCGAGTTCCTCGCGCGGATGAGCCACGAGCTGCGCACGCCGCTGAACGCGATCGGCGGCCACCTGCAGCTGGTCGAGATGGGGATCCACGGGCCCGTCACCGACGCGCAGCGCGAGGCGTTCGACCGCGTCGCGCGGGCGCAGCGCCACCTGCTGGGCCTCATCAACGACGTGCTGAACCTGGCGCGGCTGGAGAGCGGGCGCGTCGAGTTCGCGCTGGAGCCGACGCGCGTGCTCGACGTGCTCGCCGACGTGCGTCCGATGGTCGAGCCGCAGCTCGCCGCGAAGGGGATCGCGTTCGAGGTCAGCCTGCCCGACGACGCGGGCGCGGGCATCCCCGTGTGGGCGGACCGCGAGAAGCTCGTGCAGGTGCTGCTCAACCTGCTCGACAACGCGGTGAAGTTCACCGCGCCCGGCGGACGCGTGGTGCTGGAGTTCGGCGCGCGGCCGCGCCATCCGCACGAGGCGATCGTGCGCGTGCACGACACGGGCGTCGGCATTCCCGCGGACCGCCTCGCCGCCGTGTTCGAGCCCTTCGTGCAGGTGAGCACGGGGCTCACGCGCGCCCACCAGGGCACGGGCCTCGGCCTCGCGATCAGCCGCGACCTCGCGCGCGGCATGGGCGGGGAGCTGAGCGCCGAGAGCGCGCTCGGCGCCGGCTCGACGTTCACGCTCGTGCTGCGGCGCACGCACGCGCCCGACGGCCAGGCGATCGACCGGCGGTCGGGCGCGCCACGGCGCGGCAGCTCGGAGCGCCGTCGGCGCGGCGACCGGCGCGGCGAGACGCGGGGACGACGCGAGCCGCCGTCCCCGCGCCCGGGCTCAGAACTGTGGTGA
- a CDS encoding DUF3618 domain-containing protein, with protein sequence MERSMERPSEWTAPDAAPRQHDEREPDPTELRAGIRETRERLGETLEELGARLNPQHIRQQVKHDIRDATIGRVEHMARQAADRVQETRSSLADTIRENPIPAAMVGIGLGWLFMNRRRGGARSTYDAQYGGAYGELRPYRPRLDAYDTGAYGAGAYDARYAAGPSPYAGGHAGGYAGDASGAMDRVRERASETAHDVAERTQHAAHAAQAVAQQTRTQVTNQVRRVEDRFDEQPLVVGAATLALGLAAGLALPASDREVRLMGDARDRLVDRVKDAAEEAAGKVQHVAARVMDEAQDTAREAARDEGLTGSRSTQPSPQF encoded by the coding sequence ATGGAACGGTCCATGGAGCGGCCCAGCGAGTGGACGGCGCCCGACGCGGCGCCGCGCCAGCACGACGAGCGTGAGCCCGATCCGACCGAGCTCCGCGCCGGCATCCGCGAGACGCGCGAGCGCCTCGGCGAGACGCTGGAGGAGCTCGGCGCGCGGCTCAACCCGCAGCACATCCGGCAACAGGTGAAGCACGACATCCGGGACGCCACCATCGGCAGAGTGGAGCACATGGCGCGACAGGCCGCAGACCGGGTGCAGGAGACCCGGAGCTCGTTGGCGGACACGATCCGCGAGAACCCCATCCCGGCGGCGATGGTCGGCATCGGCCTCGGGTGGCTCTTCATGAACCGCCGTCGCGGCGGCGCACGCAGCACGTACGACGCGCAGTACGGCGGCGCCTACGGCGAGCTGCGCCCGTACCGGCCGCGCCTCGACGCGTACGACACGGGCGCGTACGGCGCGGGTGCGTACGACGCACGCTACGCCGCGGGGCCGTCGCCCTACGCGGGCGGCCACGCGGGCGGCTACGCGGGCGACGCGTCGGGCGCGATGGACCGCGTGCGCGAGCGCGCGAGCGAGACCGCGCACGACGTGGCCGAGCGGACGCAGCACGCGGCGCACGCGGCGCAGGCGGTGGCGCAGCAGACGCGCACGCAGGTCACCAACCAGGTGCGCCGCGTCGAGGACCGCTTCGACGAGCAGCCGCTCGTCGTCGGCGCCGCGACGCTCGCGCTGGGGCTGGCGGCGGGCCTCGCGCTGCCGGCGAGCGACCGCGAGGTGCGCCTGATGGGCGACGCGCGCGACCGCCTGGTGGACCGCGTGAAGGACGCGGCCGAGGAGGCGGCCGGCAAGGTGCAGCACGTCGCCGCGCGCGTCATGGACGAGGCGCAGGACACCGCGCGCGAGGCCGCGCGCGACGAGGGCCTCACCGGGTCGCGCTCGACGCAGCCGTCACCACAGTTCTGA
- a CDS encoding phage holin family protein: MASEPYDPRITRSPNGGGIHAAPEPSLGELLRRLSQDTGELVRQEMLLAKAEMRRTGATLARDGVRIGIAVGFALAGTLAVGAFAVLALGQLLGNYWLAALIVGVVLLAAGYFLGLAAVNDVKRRSIGAPQTVETLREDAAWARQEMREVRRELTARPRGD; this comes from the coding sequence ATGGCATCGGAGCCCTACGACCCGCGCATCACGCGCTCCCCGAACGGCGGCGGCATCCACGCCGCGCCCGAGCCCTCGCTCGGCGAGCTGCTGCGCCGGCTGAGCCAGGATACCGGCGAGCTCGTACGGCAGGAGATGCTGCTGGCGAAGGCGGAGATGCGGCGCACCGGCGCGACGCTGGCGCGCGACGGCGTGCGGATCGGCATCGCCGTCGGCTTCGCGCTCGCCGGCACGCTCGCGGTGGGCGCGTTCGCGGTGCTCGCGCTCGGGCAGCTGCTCGGCAACTACTGGCTCGCGGCGCTCATCGTCGGCGTCGTGCTGCTGGCCGCGGGCTACTTCCTGGGCCTCGCGGCGGTGAACGACGTCAAGCGCCGCTCGATCGGCGCGCCGCAGACCGTCGAGACGCTGCGCGAGGACGCGGCGTGGGCGCGGCAGGAGATGCGCGAGGTGCGCCGCGAGCTCACCGCGCGGCCGCGCGGCGACTGA